The DNA region GGCTAATTTTATCTTTTTTGTCAAAACTTGTTGTTGATTCTGGGGTCTGGTAATGACTGTTGAGTCTGGTCCACCATAAAGGTAAAAACATCTGAACCATCTTCTTGCTTTGAATGAAATTAACCCTTTAAATCCCTCGCACACCCTTACATAAAGGTATTTTGAAAACTTGTCAAAACTAAGTGAATCGCTGAATCGGATGGTGGTAGCAGCCACGCGGATGAATAGCAGATGTTTGTGGCTGTGTGTGACGGCCGCTTTTCTCCACGCCCAGGCAAAGTTCGAGGAGCTGTTCCGCTCCTTCGACAGTGGTGTCACGTTCCAGTTCTTCAAGAGCTTCCGGCATGTCCGCGTTGCCTTCAGCGATGCACTGGCCGCCGCTGAGGCCAAAGAGAGGCTCAACAAGAGCCTCTTCAATGGGAAGGAGATGCGACTGCATTTTGCCCAGGTGGGTTTGGCTCACTCCAACTTCCCATCCTGCCCAGGGCACAAAAGGGCGCCTGACTTTCTCACTCCATTGTACTGCCCCACTATTTATTACAGCCCCActccacagaggtagcctaTTTTGTtactactgtactgtacaagacTACAGTACTTTGCTACTATCATTCTCTTCAGGACTACAGTACTTTGCTACTACTATACTCTATAAGACCTGAGTACTTTGCTGCTACAATACTCTACAGGACCAGAGTACTACTGGCCTATTGCACATAAAACCGGACAGTCTGTTTCCTCTTAGCACAGGGAAAACAGAAGAGGGACCCTAGCCAACAGTATGGAAATATTGTTTCACACTGCGGTATTTTAGTGCGCTACCTAAGTAACTTTTCGCAGCTCTCTGAGACATGACATTTTTTTGCTCTGCCCAGTGATATCACTCTAATAACACCCTGAGAGTAAAAACAGACTGTACTAGAATTTACCGGCGTCCGCTGGCAGTTTTAAATAACATAAAACCGTAACATTAGTGGTTTACTCTGCAGTGAAACAAACACTGATGCCAACTATTGACCTTTTGATTTTGAAGACTGTAAGGAGGTTTACCACTGCCTCTCCGTGTCTCTCCTGTTTGTCCGTAGTCTGTACACATCGGAAGCCCTCGTCTGGAACTCCCCAAGCCTCTGTCATCACTTCCGGGGTGGGAGGAGCCACAGGATACTACGCCCATCCTCAACTGTGACCTGTTCTGTGACATCTCAAAAACTGATCCGGGTATGTCTGTGGGGGCAGCTACAAACAGGAATGGCTCCAGGGTGGTTAGTTTGGTAGTACAATACCTTTCTCTTTCTGCTTTTGATTCCATCAGGGGAGGGGTTTGAGCTGCATTCCGGGACCCCCACCACCCCAAGCGTGGTCGTCCACATCTGTGGGGGTGACGAGGCGGAAGGAGGGAGACAATCCCACCCCAAAATCATCGAGACGCGACGTCCTGATTACGTCCCCGCCGTCCTGCACTGAGTGACTGCTCCACGTCAGTCTCCTCCTTTATTGCTAAGGGATTGCAGGTCTTTGAAGGGACATGCAGCCCCCATCCCACCACTAGTGGGAGCCATGTGACAGAGCCCCAGCCCCGACAGATACCATTCCTGCCATTGCAATTTCAGTGAGGTTTTAGTCTATAACGCTGTCTCTCTGCCCTGGGATCACACAGACCCACAGGAAGAGAACaaatactgaaaaaaaaaaaatatatatatatatataaatatatacactaCATTTACTTCTTGCATGAGAAATGTGACAAGGACGTAAGGGAATGGATGGGGAAGGGGGGCATTCTGGACTTTTCCGCAGCATCATTAATATGCTCATTCCGTCCTTGCCCTGTAACGGAATGGGAAATCCAGAAAGACTCTTGTTGGCATGTCATGTCAGCCGTATCATGTACAGTGCATAACGTATCCTGACAGAGAATGTGTTTCCGTTATTCTGGCAATGCCTTTTCGGCGACACTTTGTCCTGCTTTAGCCGTCACAGGATCAAAACGACGCATATGCCTCCCTGCGCTCTCACCGCCTCATCCACTTAATTTGAACACTTTAACGGTGCTGTGTTCTAAATCAGCTTCTTCCGCACTGAATAATGGGGAGCCTGTGGTCGTCCAGCTTATAGCAT from Brienomyrus brachyistius isolate T26 chromosome 1, BBRACH_0.4, whole genome shotgun sequence includes:
- the LOC125740143 gene encoding calcipressin-1-like → MHLKTTKQDNLCLVVSLEDQEVFSRPEVQAKFEELFRSFDSGVTFQFFKSFRHVRVAFSDALAAAEAKERLNKSLFNGKEMRLHFAQSVHIGSPRLELPKPLSSLPGWEEPQDTTPILNCDLFCDISKTDPGEGFELHSGTPTTPSVVVHICGGDEAEGGRQSHPKIIETRRPDYVPAVLH